One region of Clostridia bacterium genomic DNA includes:
- a CDS encoding sigma factor-like helix-turn-helix DNA-binding protein, with amino-acid sequence MKELEVGLLADFYGALLNQKTRDILDRFYNQDMSLGEISQELGITRQGVRDYLTRAKKALTEYEDKLKMASKFYDLREKIIEYKDKTFQANSVDKDEVLKFLDSLLKLI; translated from the coding sequence ATGAAAGAGTTAGAAGTCGGTTTGCTGGCGGATTTTTACGGTGCATTACTCAATCAAAAGACAAGAGATATTTTGGATAGGTTTTATAACCAAGATATGTCTTTGGGTGAAATATCTCAAGAATTGGGTATTACACGTCAGGGAGTAAGAGATTATCTGACACGCGCCAAAAAGGCATTAACCGAATATGAAGATAAACTCAAAATGGCTTCCAAATTTTATGATTTGAGAGAAAAGATTATTGAATACAAAGATAAGACTTTTCAAGCAAACAGCGTAGATAAAGACGAAGTTTTAAAATTTTTAGATAGTTTGCTAAAACTAATCTAA
- the ylqF gene encoding ribosome biogenesis GTPase YlqF gives MNIQWFPGHMAKAIREAEQNLKIVDAVIYVLDSRAVRACINSHFLNLIGNKPVLYVLNKADLADQKNNKEWVQHLSSNGNLAVSVIATKSGGARVIIPEIKKLVSNQIQKWQKKGINYIPKVMVAGIPNTGKSSIINSLCGAGRTKTGNRPGVTRGKQWVRVDNIIDMLDTPGVLAPKLDDMDLAKHLAYIGSIKDDILDVVELSREFLMEMNNRFKDNLIKRYGNNTETLEDIAKSRGYLIKGGELDIERTAVAVLDDFRSGRLGNISLEQPS, from the coding sequence ATGAACATTCAATGGTTTCCCGGACATATGGCAAAAGCCATAAGAGAAGCCGAGCAAAATTTAAAAATAGTTGATGCAGTTATTTATGTTTTGGATTCGCGTGCTGTAAGAGCATGCATTAATAGTCATTTTTTAAATCTCATAGGCAATAAGCCTGTTTTGTACGTTTTGAATAAAGCCGATTTGGCGGACCAAAAAAACAACAAAGAGTGGGTACAACATCTGTCTTCTAATGGCAATCTTGCGGTAAGCGTCATAGCGACCAAAAGCGGCGGCGCAAGAGTAATAATCCCAGAAATAAAAAAATTAGTTAGCAATCAAATCCAGAAATGGCAAAAAAAGGGCATTAATTATATCCCAAAAGTTATGGTTGCAGGTATCCCAAACACCGGAAAATCGTCTATAATTAATTCATTGTGCGGTGCAGGCAGAACAAAAACAGGAAACAGACCTGGAGTTACCCGCGGCAAACAATGGGTCAGAGTGGATAATATAATCGATATGCTGGATACTCCGGGCGTGCTAGCACCTAAGCTGGACGATATGGATTTGGCAAAACATCTTGCATACATCGGAAGCATAAAAGATGATATACTTGATGTTGTTGAACTTTCAAGAGAGTTTTTGATGGAGATGAATAATAGGTTTAAAGATAATCTCATCAAAAGATATGGAAACAATACAGAAACATTGGAAGATATAGCAAAATCAAGAGGATATCTAATAAAAGGTGGAGAACTTGATATCGAAAGAACTGCCGTAGCGGTGTTGGACGATTTTCGCTCAGGCAGACTTGGAAATATTTCTTTGGAACAACCATCATAA
- the trmD gene encoding tRNA (guanosine(37)-N1)-methyltransferase TrmD, with the protein MKISVLTLFPEMFDSLKCSILKRAIDAGVLDVQLYNIRDYSIDRHQKCDDYSFGGGEGMVMMPQPVYDALEAADPGHQAWRVYLSPKGRTFNQKIANELSQKEHMVLLCGHYEGLDQRIIDFYIDEEISIGDYVLTGGELAAQVVIDCVARLERGVLGNDQSAKFESFENGLLEYPHYTRPREFMGHSVPEVLFSGDHKAIQKWREEQSKIITKKLRPDLIKE; encoded by the coding sequence ATGAAGATTAGTGTGCTGACATTGTTCCCCGAAATGTTTGATTCTTTAAAATGCAGCATATTAAAACGTGCTATTGATGCTGGAGTGTTGGATGTTCAGCTTTATAATATAAGAGATTATTCTATTGACCGCCATCAGAAATGCGATGATTATTCTTTTGGAGGCGGAGAAGGTATGGTTATGATGCCTCAGCCTGTATATGATGCTTTGGAAGCTGCAGATCCTGGACATCAGGCTTGGCGTGTTTATTTATCGCCTAAAGGGAGAACATTTAACCAAAAAATTGCCAATGAATTGAGCCAAAAAGAGCATATGGTCTTGCTTTGCGGACATTATGAAGGACTTGACCAAAGAATAATAGATTTTTATATTGACGAAGAAATTTCGATAGGCGATTATGTACTTACAGGCGGAGAACTTGCCGCTCAAGTGGTTATTGACTGCGTAGCGCGATTAGAACGTGGAGTGCTGGGCAACGACCAGTCCGCCAAGTTTGAAAGTTTTGAAAATGGATTGTTAGAATATCCGCATTATACACGTCCTAGAGAATTTATGGGACATAGCGTTCCAGAGGTTTTGTTTAGCGGCGACCACAAAGCGATACAAAAATGGCGTGAAGAGCAAAGCAAAATTATAACAAAAAAGCTTCGCCCTGATCTAATTAAGGAATAA
- the ftsY gene encoding signal recognition particle-docking protein FtsY, whose translation MGLFKKIWEALKKTRESISYKLHLLFTGGVLDDDFFDELEAILLSSDMGAEAAEYILDRLREEVEDRRIKERDDVIEVLKEIITEILDEVEVPEITSPMVITVVGVNGVGKTTAVGKLAKYFSDKKYKVMVAAADTFRAAASDQLTVWAERAKVKIVRQGEGADPAAVVYDAIQSAKAKGTDILLIDTAGRLHNKKNLMEELKKITRIAEREYPEANHIRLLVLDATTGQNAISQADIFNEAVKLDGIILTKLDGTAKGGVVLAISKKLGLPVMYVGVGEGIDDIIEFDSKEFVDSMV comes from the coding sequence ATGGGTTTGTTCAAAAAAATTTGGGAAGCTTTGAAAAAGACAAGAGAGTCAATAAGCTACAAATTACACCTTCTTTTTACAGGCGGTGTATTGGACGATGATTTTTTTGACGAACTTGAAGCAATACTTTTGAGTTCTGATATGGGAGCCGAAGCTGCTGAATATATATTGGACAGATTAAGAGAAGAAGTAGAAGATAGAAGAATCAAAGAACGCGATGATGTCATAGAAGTTTTAAAAGAAATAATTACTGAAATTTTGGATGAGGTAGAAGTACCCGAAATTACTTCTCCTATGGTTATTACCGTAGTAGGCGTTAACGGCGTAGGCAAAACTACCGCTGTCGGTAAACTTGCAAAATATTTCTCAGATAAAAAGTATAAAGTTATGGTTGCAGCCGCTGATACCTTTAGAGCTGCCGCATCAGACCAGCTTACCGTATGGGCAGAAAGGGCTAAGGTAAAAATAGTGCGTCAGGGCGAAGGCGCAGATCCTGCAGCAGTCGTATATGACGCTATACAGTCTGCAAAAGCCAAAGGTACTGATATCCTGCTTATAGATACAGCAGGCAGACTGCATAACAAAAAGAACCTGATGGAAGAGCTCAAAAAGATTACAAGAATTGCAGAAAGAGAATATCCCGAAGCTAATCACATAAGACTGCTTGTTTTGGATGCTACCACAGGTCAAAACGCAATATCTCAAGCAGATATATTTAATGAAGCTGTCAAATTAGACGGTATAATTTTGACCAAGCTGGACGGAACAGCAAAAGGCGGAGTGGTGCTTGCCATATCCAAAAAACTGGGCTTGCCCGTAATGTATGTAGGTGTTGGCGAAGGTATAGATGATATTATAGAGTTTGATTCAAAAGAATTTGTAGATTCAATGGTTTAG
- a CDS encoding ribonuclease HII has product MSKSTLDYEKNYADLNYICGIDEAGRGPLAGPVSCAAVIMPKGQYIEGVDDSKKLSEQKREELYEIIIKNAVAYNVVMIDHKVIDEINILQATKRGMELAANGLKIIPDIILVDAVKGLNLPCPYEAIIKGDELSYNIAAASILAKVTRDRYMREMDKVYPQYGFKNSKGYGTKSHLEALKKWGPCPIHRQSFLTHLYLNSENIDAKD; this is encoded by the coding sequence TTGTCTAAAAGCACTTTAGATTATGAAAAGAATTATGCCGATTTAAATTACATCTGCGGCATTGATGAAGCAGGACGCGGACCTTTGGCAGGACCTGTGTCTTGTGCTGCTGTTATAATGCCCAAAGGACAATATATAGAAGGCGTTGACGACAGCAAAAAGTTATCTGAACAAAAACGAGAAGAACTTTATGAAATTATCATAAAAAACGCTGTTGCATATAATGTGGTTATGATTGACCATAAAGTCATTGACGAAATCAATATTTTACAGGCTACCAAAAGAGGTATGGAACTGGCGGCAAATGGACTTAAGATAATACCCGATATTATTTTGGTAGATGCCGTAAAAGGACTTAATTTGCCCTGCCCATACGAGGCAATTATAAAAGGCGATGAATTGTCTTATAATATCGCAGCGGCAAGTATTTTGGCAAAGGTAACAAGAGACAGGTATATGCGCGAAATGGACAAGGTGTATCCGCAATATGGATTTAAAAATTCGAAAGGCTATGGAACAAAATCTCATTTGGAAGCCTTGAAAAAATGGGGTCCTTGCCCTATACATAGACAAAGTTTTTTGACGCATTTGTACTTAAATTCAGAAAATATAGACGCTAAAGATTAA
- a CDS encoding KH domain-containing protein, which yields MVELVEYIVKGLADNLEEVKVSQEDTTIKVELSKEDMGKVIGKQGKIVKAIRTIVRAAGMKEGVKYTVEIVDKQ from the coding sequence ATGGTTGAACTAGTTGAATATATAGTAAAAGGGCTTGCTGATAATCTTGAAGAAGTTAAGGTGTCGCAAGAAGATACTACTATTAAGGTAGAGTTGTCCAAGGAAGATATGGGCAAGGTTATTGGAAAACAAGGCAAGATAGTTAAGGCTATACGCACAATCGTTCGTGCCGCAGGAATGAAAGAAGGTGTAAAATACACCGTAGAAATTGTAGATAAACAATAA
- a CDS encoding YraN family protein — MSEQNVQKGRIGEARAEAYLKKIGYKILKTNYRCSSGEIDIIALDGKTLVFLEVKSRANTAYGSPSEAVNYKKQQHIAKAAVTYIKQNNLFDMPARFDVIEIIDDDIRLIKNAFLSDVWY; from the coding sequence ATGAGCGAACAAAATGTCCAAAAAGGCAGGATAGGCGAAGCAAGAGCCGAAGCATATCTAAAGAAAATAGGATATAAGATTCTCAAGACTAATTACAGATGCTCGTCTGGAGAAATTGATATTATCGCATTAGACGGAAAAACACTTGTCTTTTTGGAAGTTAAAAGCAGAGCAAATACAGCCTATGGTTCACCATCCGAAGCGGTTAATTACAAAAAACAGCAGCATATTGCAAAAGCTGCTGTTACGTATATTAAGCAAAATAATCTTTTTGATATGCCCGCAAGGTTTGATGTGATTGAAATAATTGATGATGATATAAGATTGATAAAAAATGCTTTTTTGAGTGATGTGTGGTACTAA
- the ffh gene encoding signal recognition particle protein — protein sequence MALFKGLSEKLNHIFSKIAHKGRLSELEVKTALREVRVALLEADVNFAVVKDFISKVSQKATGAEILNSLTASQQVVKIVNEELINLMGGTLSKLELSGNPAIIMMCGLQGAGKTTMCGKLANMLKKQGRNVMLAACDVYRPAAIKQLEIVAKNAGAEFFEQGTSNPVKIAKSAITQASKKSCDTLILDTAGRLHINDELMKELEEIIKATRPCEILLTVDAMTGQDAVTVAQTFNERLNITGVILTKLDGDTRGGAALSVRAVTGKPIKFCGIGEKVGDIEPFYPDRMASRILGMGDVLTLIEKAQAAVNEEDLKKMERRIAENSFTLDDFLVQFDSISKMGGLSEILNMMPGANKFNIKDGDLDESRIKVFKAIIQSMTKEERNNPDIIKASRRKRIANGSGTSIQEVNQLLKQYEQTKEMMKRFKGKGGRMRLPF from the coding sequence ATGGCATTATTTAAAGGATTAAGCGAAAAATTAAATCATATATTTTCTAAGATTGCCCATAAAGGCAGACTTAGCGAACTAGAAGTCAAGACCGCTTTGAGAGAAGTAAGAGTTGCCTTGCTGGAAGCGGACGTTAACTTTGCAGTAGTCAAGGACTTTATCTCCAAAGTCTCCCAAAAAGCTACAGGCGCAGAGATTCTTAACAGTCTGACCGCTTCGCAACAAGTTGTTAAGATTGTCAATGAAGAATTAATCAATCTAATGGGCGGCACTTTGTCTAAGCTGGAGTTATCCGGCAATCCTGCTATTATAATGATGTGCGGACTTCAAGGTGCTGGTAAAACTACGATGTGCGGCAAGCTTGCTAATATGTTAAAAAAGCAAGGTCGCAATGTCATGCTAGCAGCGTGCGACGTTTATCGTCCTGCTGCTATTAAGCAATTGGAAATCGTTGCAAAAAATGCAGGTGCTGAATTTTTTGAACAAGGAACATCCAATCCTGTCAAAATCGCAAAATCCGCTATCACTCAAGCATCCAAAAAATCTTGCGATACCTTAATTTTGGATACAGCGGGAAGATTGCATATAAACGACGAGCTGATGAAAGAGCTTGAAGAAATCATTAAGGCTACGCGTCCTTGTGAAATTTTGTTGACCGTTGATGCTATGACAGGTCAAGATGCTGTTACGGTAGCGCAGACTTTTAACGAAAGACTTAATATCACAGGCGTAATTTTGACCAAACTTGACGGCGATACAAGAGGCGGTGCGGCTCTGTCCGTACGTGCAGTAACAGGCAAGCCTATCAAGTTTTGCGGTATAGGCGAAAAAGTTGGAGATATTGAACCTTTTTATCCTGACCGTATGGCGTCCAGAATTTTGGGAATGGGCGATGTTTTGACTCTTATAGAAAAAGCCCAAGCCGCTGTCAATGAAGAAGACCTAAAAAAAATGGAACGCCGTATTGCTGAAAACAGCTTTACACTAGACGATTTTTTGGTGCAGTTTGACAGTATCAGCAAGATGGGCGGATTGTCCGAAATTCTTAACATGATGCCGGGCGCAAACAAGTTTAATATCAAGGATGGCGATTTGGATGAAAGCCGCATTAAAGTTTTTAAGGCTATTATTCAGTCTATGACCAAAGAAGAACGCAATAATCCTGATATCATCAAGGCATCAAGAAGAAAGCGTATAGCCAATGGCAGTGGAACGAGCATACAAGAAGTTAATCAACTGTTAAAGCAATACGAACAGACCAAAGAAATGATGAAAAGATTTAAGGGAAAAGGCGGAAGAATGCGTTTGCCCTTCTAA
- the rimM gene encoding ribosome maturation factor RimM (Essential for efficient processing of 16S rRNA), with product MNQRMLIGTVLKTRGLKGEIKVKPFTDDIDNLLKVKNVYIDDINYKVLSSYESGGMVYLNLSKICSIEDAQVLRGKDIYIDRQDAAPLENGGYYIVDILGCDVYTGQKYIGKVVDIEQYGAADVYTVKGEKVVRFPYLRKLVIQIDIENKKIVLDEKVFEEVSIYED from the coding sequence ATGAATCAAAGAATGTTGATAGGGACAGTTCTAAAAACTCGCGGTTTAAAAGGTGAGATAAAAGTCAAACCTTTTACCGATGATATTGATAATCTCTTGAAAGTTAAAAACGTTTATATAGATGACATCAATTACAAAGTGCTTTCATCTTATGAAAGCGGCGGTATGGTGTATCTTAATCTAAGCAAAATTTGCAGCATAGAAGACGCCCAAGTTTTGAGAGGTAAGGATATCTATATAGACAGACAGGATGCTGCACCTTTAGAAAATGGCGGATATTATATTGTGGACATTTTGGGCTGCGATGTGTATACAGGTCAAAAATATATTGGAAAAGTTGTTGATATTGAGCAATATGGTGCTGCTGATGTCTATACTGTAAAGGGCGAAAAAGTAGTAAGATTTCCTTATCTTCGTAAGCTTGTTATCCAAATAGATATCGAAAACAAAAAGATAGTTTTAGACGAAAAAGTATTTGAAGAGGTCAGCATTTATGAAGATTAG
- the rpsP gene encoding 30S ribosomal protein S16, whose product MAVKLRLTRLGDKKSPFYRIIVADSRSPRDGKFIEIVGYYNPLTDPAEVKVDVEKAKDWIKKGAQPTDTVKSLLIKAGVLEKPAKPAPAKTKAVKKSKE is encoded by the coding sequence ATGGCAGTTAAATTAAGACTTACTAGATTAGGCGACAAAAAATCACCTTTTTATAGAATAATTGTCGCAGATTCACGTTCACCCCGTGACGGAAAATTCATTGAAATTGTGGGATATTACAATCCATTAACCGATCCCGCAGAAGTTAAAGTGGATGTAGAAAAGGCAAAAGATTGGATTAAAAAAGGTGCTCAACCTACAGACACAGTAAAATCACTATTAATTAAAGCTGGCGTTCTTGAAAAGCCTGCTAAGCCCGCACCTGCAAAGACTAAAGCCGTTAAAAAGTCTAAGGAGTAA